Proteins from a genomic interval of Nostoc sp. TCL240-02:
- a CDS encoding NACHT domain-containing NTPase: protein MSIPEDFLKQLEQYSELSHREKEVFVEIFGRSKNRVNVAQELNISESNLGTCLTGIYKKFCITGNGPVKESRLREYLSKRYSQQKPSGDLTKDDIYDSIDTLVQEIRKQIKLYIKEKCGTMRVLDMPKPIKLTGKQGIYTNVNILEEITGRTRLKVAELIQNCDHDNFERIGLSRVKQKRVLGLDVVQLYSKLMVLGKPGAGKTTFLKYLAMQCIEGRFQANRFPLFITLKDFAEAPKQPDIFQFIAEQLLSCGVTYASLTVEELLRQGKALVLLDGLDEVREEDTKRVLRQIREFSDLFHTNQLVITCRIAAKEYTFENFTEVEMADFEEKQITIFAQNWFQLTDPVKGKRFIQKLKENKPIQELASSPLLLTLLCLVFGNSGDFPANRSELYQEGLDVLLKKWDAKRNIEREQVYKNLSSQRKEDLLSQIGLTTFEQKDYFFKQKTAEAYIADFIRNLRNSDTDLEVLKLDSEAVLKSIEAQHGLLTERAKGIYSFSHLTFHEYFTAREIVANSTYKNLIKHINEKRWQEVFLLTAEMMRKADDLVWMMKIKVDGLLTQDEKLQRFMEWVNDKASSVETTYKSAAVRVSYFVFTDEIMYEYMFENNDAQSRFFSTLALEIDQNLIQKYQVNELVIDILISILIDGIMPEMLNADTKLYIISYTKSQKLKLVSKTSSPQTNEHS, encoded by the coding sequence ATGTCTATACCAGAGGACTTTCTTAAGCAACTGGAGCAATACAGTGAGTTGTCGCACCGAGAGAAAGAAGTCTTTGTGGAAATATTCGGTCGTAGTAAGAATCGAGTCAACGTAGCTCAAGAATTAAACATTTCCGAAAGTAACCTCGGCACTTGTCTTACAGGCATTTACAAAAAATTTTGCATCACTGGTAATGGCCCTGTTAAAGAAAGTCGCTTACGGGAGTATCTGAGCAAAAGATACTCACAGCAAAAACCCTCTGGCGATTTAACTAAAGATGACATATATGATTCTATTGATACTTTAGTGCAAGAAATCCGCAAACAAATCAAACTCTACATCAAAGAAAAGTGCGGAACCATGCGGGTATTAGATATGCCTAAGCCGATTAAGTTAACAGGAAAACAAGGTATTTACACGAATGTCAATATTCTAGAGGAAATAACAGGACGAACACGACTTAAAGTTGCAGAACTAATACAAAACTGTGACCATGATAACTTTGAGCGGATTGGACTTAGCAGAGTAAAACAGAAACGAGTCTTAGGACTAGACGTTGTACAGCTTTATAGTAAGCTGATGGTTTTAGGCAAACCAGGAGCAGGAAAAACCACTTTTTTAAAATATCTAGCAATGCAATGTATTGAAGGGAGATTTCAAGCAAACAGATTTCCCTTGTTTATCACCTTAAAAGATTTTGCAGAAGCACCTAAACAACCAGATATTTTTCAATTTATTGCTGAACAATTATTAAGCTGTGGTGTAACTTATGCCAGCCTGACAGTAGAGGAACTATTGAGACAGGGGAAGGCATTGGTATTGCTGGATGGCTTAGATGAAGTGCGAGAAGAAGACACTAAGCGTGTCTTACGACAAATTCGGGAATTTTCCGACCTGTTTCATACAAATCAGTTGGTCATTACCTGTCGTATTGCTGCCAAAGAATACACCTTTGAAAATTTCACAGAAGTAGAGATGGCAGATTTTGAAGAAAAACAAATAACCATTTTTGCTCAAAACTGGTTCCAGTTAACTGATCCAGTTAAAGGTAAAAGATTTATTCAAAAACTGAAGGAGAATAAACCAATCCAAGAACTAGCAAGTAGTCCTTTACTGTTAACATTACTGTGTTTGGTATTTGGAAATAGTGGAGATTTCCCAGCAAACCGTTCTGAACTTTATCAAGAAGGATTAGATGTATTGCTGAAAAAATGGGATGCCAAACGCAATATTGAGAGAGAGCAGGTCTATAAAAATCTATCTTCGCAGCGTAAGGAAGACTTGCTGAGTCAAATAGGCTTAACTACCTTTGAGCAGAAAGACTATTTCTTTAAGCAGAAAACTGCTGAAGCATACATTGCTGATTTTATTCGTAACTTACGCAATTCTGACACAGATCTAGAAGTATTGAAACTCGATAGTGAAGCCGTTTTAAAGTCTATTGAAGCACAGCATGGGCTACTAACAGAACGAGCTAAGGGCATCTATTCTTTTTCTCACTTAACGTTTCATGAGTATTTTACAGCAAGAGAAATTGTTGCTAATTCTACTTATAAAAATTTGATTAAGCATATTAATGAAAAACGCTGGCAGGAGGTTTTTTTGCTCACAGCAGAGATGATGAGGAAGGCAGATGATTTGGTGTGGATGATGAAGATAAAAGTTGATGGATTATTGACACAAGATGAGAAATTGCAGCGATTTATGGAATGGGTAAATGACAAGGCAAGTTCGGTTGAAACTACTTATAAATCGGCAGCAGTTCGAGTTTCATACTTTGTATTTACCGATGAAATTATGTATGAATATATGTTTGAGAATAATGACGCTCAATCTAGATTCTTCTCTACTTTAGCTTTAGAAATTGATCAAAACTTAATTCAAAAATATCAAGTTAATGAACTCGTTATTGATATTCTTATATCCATCTTAATTGATGGTATAATGCCAGAAATGTTGAATGCTGATACAAAACTTTACATTATTAGTTACACTAAGTCTCAAAAGCTTAAATTAGTCAGCAAAACATCATCTCCTCAAACCAATGAACATAGCTGA
- a CDS encoding Arc family DNA-binding protein, with amino-acid sequence MATLYVRNLPDDLYAKLQELAASEHRSINAQVITLLEQALKTEAQQIEDQKRQNVLKVLEESRQRRRVNPADFGLPDSTQLIREDRDR; translated from the coding sequence ATGGCTACCCTTTATGTAAGAAATTTACCCGATGATTTATATGCCAAGCTGCAAGAGTTAGCGGCATCTGAACACCGTTCAATTAACGCCCAAGTCATAACTCTGTTAGAACAAGCTTTAAAGACTGAAGCACAGCAAATAGAAGACCAGAAACGCCAGAATGTACTTAAAGTCCTGGAAGAAAGTCGCCAGCGTCGCCGTGTGAATCCAGCAGACTTCGGATTACCTGATAGTACTCAACTGATTCGAGAAGACCGCGACAGATGA
- a CDS encoding type II toxin-antitoxin system VapC family toxin: MTTPLRCVLDTSVCIKYFIADPLTAKVNQLFDHFANPQTEIFVPDLFYIECANALLKYVRARMYTAAEVQTDLATLKAFPLRVVSTADLMADAVTIALNYGISAYDGSYVALSQQLDATLLTLDGKLVKALAGSSYNVSSFNDFEVPPLESM, encoded by the coding sequence ATGACTACCCCTCTAAGATGCGTGTTAGATACCAGTGTGTGTATCAAGTATTTTATTGCTGATCCACTAACTGCCAAAGTTAATCAGCTTTTCGACCATTTTGCCAATCCACAGACGGAAATATTTGTTCCAGACCTCTTTTACATTGAGTGTGCCAACGCCTTATTGAAGTACGTCCGTGCAAGGATGTACACTGCTGCTGAGGTTCAGACAGATTTAGCGACCCTCAAAGCTTTTCCTTTGCGTGTTGTCTCTACGGCTGATTTGATGGCGGATGCAGTTACGATCGCATTAAACTATGGAATCTCCGCCTACGATGGCTCTTATGTCGCACTTTCCCAGCAGCTAGATGCAACTTTGCTAACTCTCGACGGCAAGCTGGTAAAGGCTTTAGCTGGTTCGTCTTACAATGTTTCCTCGTTTAATGACTTTGAGGTTCCGCCGTTGGAGTCAATGTAG
- a CDS encoding thioesterase family protein, protein MPFTYNRTVRFQDTDAAGVVYFANVLGICHEAYEESLEASSINLKDFFTNPSVGFPIVHTSVDFLRPMFVGNKLLISLIPQKIGVEKFEITYEIAVGEVIVAKAITRHVCIDVSSRNKQELPDEIVQWLERNRRDAEDAERRRSREIM, encoded by the coding sequence ATGCCTTTTACTTATAACCGCACTGTTCGCTTTCAAGATACTGATGCTGCTGGAGTAGTTTATTTTGCTAACGTTTTGGGTATTTGCCATGAAGCTTATGAAGAATCTTTAGAAGCATCAAGTATTAATCTCAAAGATTTTTTTACTAATCCCTCTGTGGGGTTTCCCATTGTTCATACTAGTGTGGATTTTTTGCGCCCTATGTTTGTTGGGAATAAGTTGCTGATTAGCTTAATTCCACAAAAAATAGGTGTTGAGAAGTTTGAAATTACTTACGAAATTGCTGTGGGTGAAGTGATAGTTGCTAAGGCTATTACTCGTCATGTTTGTATTGATGTGAGTAGTAGAAATAAGCAGGAATTACCTGATGAGATAGTTCAGTGGTTGGAGAGGAACCGCAGAGATGCAGAGGACGCAGAGAGAAGAAGGTCGAGAGAGATTATGTAA